CCTCACTTTTGGCAGGGTTGCTTACTTTTGTTCTCCTTCTATTTCATCAATCTACAGAACAGAATCATACAACTGCTGTggattatttatttgatttttagtagACTGGAGTCAACTTCTCTTCTTCCTGGGTCAGTGGAGGTATACTGGCATGGAGACCCACAGTACCTTACTCTGCAAAATGAGACCTCAGTTTCTGCCTCCTGAAGGGTTTTTGACCACATGTCTTCTCAGGAATCTGTTGGCAGCTGGCGAGAGCTTCCTGTTGCCAGTGTTCCtttaaatatgaacttgtgaTCAATGCCTTTAGCTGTATCTGTAGCAACATTACATCTCTTTGTAGTCTTTTGCAATGTTTccctgcaatgttttttttctaaactgaaTCTGGATAATTTTAtgacttatatataaatatgctaTCAAACATCACAATCATCAAACAACCTAGCTGGTTCCAGGTATATGATGTATAATGCAACTAATGAAATCTTTAATTTACTGATTAATTTATTAATCaggaagttttttttaatgtaattttgagAAACCACTAGGTTTGGTTTGTAGCAAACATCTAAAATTTGTAAATATTGCAAATAAACATCATTTTCAATTGGCGTTAAATAATAAACTGATTTATTATGCAGTTCATTAATGATCTTTTTTGATGTACTGTGTTGTAGCATTCTCACTGGAAGACGCAGGAATCAGCTTTGCAGATCTTTTCCATCTTGTGGCATTTTACTGCATCAGCAGGTAAAGtttcacacaaaaacacagacattttttttgtcGAGGTTACTAAAATAAGAGCCTCAATCTGGATAGCCGCCACAACCCATATGAGCTATGTCAGATGTTGCAACATTTGAATTTGGTGCATAAAAATCTCAATTGTGATATACTGAAATGTAATTATGCTCTAAACTGTCATATCTGTATAAAATTTTAATAGTTCATAATTTGATGATTTTGGGCAGTGGTCTCTCAGAGATATTGGGTGTGACTAAGAAACTGGAAGTATAGACTCAATCAGTGCAGTAGTGAGAACTGGGGAAAGACCAGTTCCAGTTTATAAAGAGCCTGACCTCTTCCTTTTCCTCCCATTGAATTAAAGAATGTCTATAATTACTCATGCTGAATGGGATTGGAATGAGATTCTTATATTGTGTTGTTTTCCATTTGAGTTCTGGGTAGGAAATTGATCTGGAAAACCCTCACAAGGCAGACTTCCTACCTGGAAATTTGGGACAAAGTCACAAACTACAAATGTAGAATTTAACATGGCTTTATGGCACATTAACAGTATTTAAAGCAGTAGTATTGTACAATGTATTAGACATTCTATCTTTTTGTGTCTCAGTGAATCAgaattacacacagtactgtccaacttctagCTTTGGAACTTAATTCCATGATGTTTAATTGTGGAAGAAATATCATAGAATACTGTGTAGGTGCAGAACATAGGAGGgggctatattatatattatgtataatataattatataatataattatctaattatattatatataattatacaatataattatatataatatagcaacatattatataatataacaagGCTAACCTAAAACAATGCTAGGGACATAAAAAGTGAGACATGTCTTGGTTGGATTTGACATAATTTTTTCGCCTTTCTGACATTTACACACTTTCTTTCTCCTGTGGTTTTATAAATAGAGATGTTCTGCCGCTCACCCTGAAGCTCCCAGAATCCATCAGCTCAGCCAAAACACCTACAGAATTGAAGACATTGGCCAGACTGGGAGCAggtactgtactactgtactgcTCTGAGCAGTAACACACTCCACTCAAAAGTGATATTATTTTTCACTTAATATAATTAAGGGGGATATttgtttttacatacatttgaAAAAGATGATTTGTGTGATAATGTAATATCATTAAGTTATAAGTTAtatatggcttacagacaatgaaaaaacaaaaatcaatatcTTGGaaaattagtatattatataagaccaattggtactaatggcagtttgtgctggaaaatgaaatctgcatcttcataaaagttgtcaagaagctgtaagatatgaagtgctgtaagattttgtgggaaaacaaatctgcactgactttggacttgataataaaacacagtggatcaacaccagcagatgacatgactctccaaaccatcactgatcatcagtaaattttacatttcatttgtaaatcaagaaagcagagtctggaggaagagtggagagtccaacacagtccaagctgctcgagttctagtgtgaagtttccaccaatcagtgatggtttgaagacatgtcatctgctggtgttgatccactgtgttttatgatcaagtccaaagtcagtgcagtgttttctggttgcggatttatttcatttttcagcaggacctggcacactgcacacacttccaaaagtaccaattggtcttatataatattctaattttctgaaacactaatttttgggttttcattggctgtaacccataatcatccacaataaaagaaataaacacctaaaatagatcactctgtgtctatataatatatgagttgatGAACATGAGCTAGTTGATTATATGATTAATGCCAGGCCTGGGCTAGAGAAGCATAAAGCccaccaactgtgctctctggaatgattgCGCTACATCCAATACTTTAGGGATGAGGCGGGGCAGTGATCccccatccaacatcctgaccttgaTAAAGCTCCTGTTGCTGAAAGCATCCAAGATCTCACAGCTGTGAGAGTATACCAACTTTTAGTAGAAAGCATTTCCTGCATAGTATAGACAGTTACTatacaatgaatgagcaggtgttttaatacttttgcccatataatatataaaaaactattgaTTTTGTAAGTAGTTTATTATGATTAATATTCTAGTTCTTAAAAAAACCTGTTCTGAAAGCTGCTGGCTGCTAACTTGGTTGTAAGTGCAGACTCAGTGGGCTTTCATGGCTGCGGTATTAGTCACACTCCCCTTATGGTGTCATTCCAAGTTATTTTTAGTGTTGCCAAGTAAacgaaagtgtgtgtgtatgtgtatatgtgtgtgtgtgtgagcgtgtgtatgtgtgtcactATGCGAGgctcatgtttttttgttataattacattttttacaaagTATATTTGCTGCAATCCCCACACTACACATTAGTAATTCTAAAATTGcacaaatattataattattcttaATCTAAGATGGGATCAGTATCATTATTAAAATTGAAATAATTAAGATTACAAAACAAATCACATTAGCAGAAGATGTATACACTATTAATAACCAATATAATGTATTTCATTGTACCTAAATAACTTCTAGCTCCACAGACAGGAAGACTGTAACTAGGCCAGCTGAAAGAAGTGAGTGGAATGGGGGAGGAGTAAAGATACTTCGGGTACTCCTTTACTGTATTCTTAGGCCCTGTCCCATTACTCTCACTTACCCTCACTTGCACCCTCAACCAGCCAAGTGTACTCACAAGTGCCTCAATCATCCGCTTGGCAAGTACAGTAATGAAATGATCAGTGTTTTTGAGCCAATACCCCCATCTGGCTGATTGTATTTCAGTTTATTTGGTTGAGGTCAGCCATTCTGTATGCTGTCTCTTAGAAAGAAATGTACTTTATTCTTCGGAATCAACCACAATATGTAAAACCAATTTCTTTTTTAGCTTTCTGACTTTTGCTGCTGTTACTTTGAACAAATAAGGTCtgcaatattttattgtttttttgttgtttgttgttagtgatgtttgttagctctgctatgttctgatattcactgtactgagctgagtgatgCATCAGACTGATTTTGGAGTTCAACACTGGATTTAATGAGTGACTGAGGAGCCTCACACAGAGATGCAGTCATTTGTAACTCATAATTATGATCCTGATTAGCTCTCAGGATCAGCTGATTAGAGAAAATTAAATGAATCAGCCAATGCCAATAAATTTAGTCGTAGAATTTTTCAGCTCTATCAATTTCTCATGTTCATTATAAAgtcttatcttttctttttctcaaaaTTATGTTGTTTTAGAGAGTACTGTATCTGAAATTTCAAAATATAGCAGTGAACCTTGTAATAATCAACATCATATCAACATTTGATTGTCTTTCAAATGTTACCCTTACCCTCACTTGCACCCTCAACCAGACACCCACCCCCTTTTTTGTGTAGTTAGCACATCTAGATGTGCAAGGCTGTAGGGTGTCCTATTTCCACAACAAGTgtactcagtcactcactcatcCGCAAGGCAATTATAGAAATGGAATGATCAGTGTTTTTGAGCCAATACCCCCATCTGGCTGATTGTATTTCAGTTTATTTGGTTGAGGAAAGGCATTCTGTACATTGTCCCTTAGAATTGTAGAAAAGTACTGATCACTGCTGCTGATCACTCTTCATTTTAAAAGCAGTGCATTAATTGAAAACTGTAGCAACTATTTAATTCAGCATTAGGTCAACTGCAATATTTGgcaatattttaagcagcagTGTTGTAAACAGGTGAGGAGATGTGAGATGAAGTGTCTTATGAACTCTTCAATCCTTTTGAAAGCTCATTCCCTTTTTTCCCAACCTGTGATAACAacctaacaataacaataaaagtaAGTGCACATCCAGGATGGGCTTAGGGCTTAGGCTGAGAATTGGGACATGGACTTACAGTGTTTCTCTTTGACAGGATTCTGGGACTCTGGAACTCATTCTTGTTCACTGGTTCAGAACAAATTCTTCAGCTCCCTGCACTGTGAGCAATTGGTAACAAGGACACATAGTCATAACCTCTCGGGATGCAGAGATTTACCCAGTCAGGAGTGTAGTCCGCCTGAGCTGAGTCGTGCCTGCTCTGGAGGAGAGCATAAGGACTGTAGTGGCTCCAGAGAAGCACTGTCGTTCTTCAATCCACTTTTTCTTCAGACGCATCAACGACTTGCGTggaaaaccaccaccaccaccaccaccacaagcACAGACTCTTGCAAAGACATCCTCAAGCCAAAGTCTGAAGAGGCTCTCAGCAAATCCCGGCCCGTTCCTCCACCCAGGCCTCCACCACCTCACTTACCTCCTGCTTACCCCCTACCTCAGAAGAGAATGCCTATGATAGCTACATCAGCCAAAAGCAGTCTGAGCACCGTGCCAAGACTCGAAATCACAGGCTGTATGGTTTCTAAGCACAAAACTTCAAAAAAGCTCCACGTGCCACAAAATCAGCAAGATATTATTGATAATCATCGCTGTAGCTTTGCACTAGATGAGACAAACATAGCCAGAGCCTTGTCCCAATACAAACAGTCCTCCAAGGCACCTTCCAGGTGTACAAGTGACATATCTAAAAGTCAGGATGGTAAAAAACAGCCAAGACATGGACTTAGTGACAGCTCCTCATCTTCATCAGACTCTTTGGATGCCCTTCCATACCCACACCAATCAACTCGTCCACTTAGCCCCACACAAGGCCTCTCCACAGCCAACAGCagtgatgaggaagaggaggacgaCTATGGAACAGGACTACAAAGGCGCCTTCAACTGCGGCTGCAAGCCTCTCAACACTCCAAGAAGATTCTGGCGGTTGGATCAGAAGAGTCTCATCAAAGATCGCTCCTGATCATGCCACGTGCACTAAAGGGACGCTTCCGTAAGGTCAGGGGAATCCTGGGTGTGCTGGCAACACCAGAAAGGCGAGCCATACGCCACATCATCGAAATGTCCCGAGACAAAAGCTCTTATTTTGGCAACCTGGTACAGGACTATATGAGCTTTGTGCAGGAGAATCATAGCTGTCATAGATCAAGCCTGGACCTGCTGCAGACCATCCGACAGTTCATGACGCAGATGAAGGCCTACTTAACACAGAGCTCTGAGATGAATCCTCCTGTTCAGTCCCTGATACCCGAGGAACAGATCGGTAAATAAATGGTCCAAAAAAAGACACACTTTAGCATTGATACAATGGTCTGTTTATTATCTCCCCAACTAAAAGTCAACATTATAAGatatttagcaatgttttgaaaaagtTGTTCTGAAAACATAATGTGGCATAATATCGGTTTGCATGCtaacattattagaacatttctcccaTAACGTTCCCTGCTAGACCAATACTAACATTCATCATTGTGAAAACATTACAAGTAAcatgaaaactaaaaatgaaaacaatgaCACAAGTGACATCACAGCAATGTTACGTTATGGAACGTTTAAAGATGTTAAATATGATCGAGAGACTGCtcgttcgaatcctggtcatgcagcttgccatcagctgccagagccctgattggccatgctctctctgggtgggtacagtagatggtgctcttggccctcatcacttctagggtgatgtggatcagcacaaggctgcatctgtgagctgatgtatcagaactgagtcgctgcgctttcctctgagcgttagcgctgtgatgctactgggcaAGGCTGCATtttgcagcagtttgaaaagaggcggaatCTGAcctcacatgtgttggaggaggcgtgtgctggtcttcaccctccttgttttTTGGCATCACTGGGTAAGCAAAAAGATAGTGTATGCTGTTCAGATAGTGTTGTTCCACACAGAACTGGTGCCATTGAGCATGCATTGACACCAAGGCTAGTGGGGCTAGGTACATCCATAGCCAAAGACATTACTGTTGAGCCTTTCTGGACGAAGCAAGGTTCCTACCTGATGACCTCTGTGAAGAGTTTCCAAGGCAGTGGGTGAATTAATGTATGAGTTGCATGGGTTCAAGGAATGGTTCAATTTTATTAGGTCCAGGATTTTTTCATCTTGTAATGTTTGGCTAGTAGTTAGAATTGGAATGAGATGACTGTGCATCAGGTGAGTTGACTTTATTATGACAGCTCATTTCACAAGAAATGTAATGCATTTCTCCTCCCTGACAGATGCAGTGCTGGAACGAGCCATGCATAAATGTGTGTTGAAGCCTCTGCATGGCTCACTGGATGCTGCTCTGCATGAGTTCCAGGTCAGCAATGGAGAATGGCAACGTCTGCAGGAGAACTTGACATTGGCAAGAGCCAAGAAACCAAGAGAGCTGGGAGTAAATGGAGCTCAGCCTCCAGATCATCATGCCATTAAGAAGATCCGACGTAAACTCCATTCCATGTGTAAAATGTATTCACCAGAGAGGAAAGTCATGGCACTGTTGCACATATGCAAGCTCGTCTACACCATAATGCTGAATCACTCAGGTGAGCTAAAACAGAGGTGTGGTAAATGGTATTGTGAGAGATTCAGGATGTGGTTCAGGATGTCGGTCAGAGGAAcaagttttaaaataatatttatataacaaAGCCTTGAGAAATATTATTTCTAACGTAAATCCATGTACTTGTATTGTTTCTACTGGTTTATTCATCATAAAATGACGATGACAGAGAATTATGTCATAATTAACATCAAGTTTATAGGCCCTaacatagaaccctgtgggacatcCTCAATATATGTTAAATCAAATTATCTGCTATCAAATCATTTGCAATACTTCCTCCATAAGGATTCATTTAGGGTTAATATTGTTAATTTGATTAGGAAACAAAAGACATACTGTATTGTTGTAAAATATAAACAGCATGTTTCTGTATGTACACACTAACAGGACGTACGTTTGGAGCTGATGAATTCCTGCCCATGCTGACCTATGTGCTGGTTCAGTGTGACATGCCTCAGCTGGACACTGAGGTGCAATACATGATGGAGCTACTAGACCCCTCTCTATTGCATGGAGAAGGTAGACACTTTAATTAATAGTTTcaattaaatacatacatttgcTGTAAATACAATGACTTAATGAGAAAGTTTCCTAATTACAATAAGGAATTGCAAATAGCAGGGAATGTTAATTTGTGTAATCACTTGTTTTTGGAATAGGTAGTGTTCATTTTGAAATGTACTTTAAGAGCccacttttaaattatttttctgattttactattgtAGGTATTTTTGAatataatgaacattgtttttatattctataaactactgacaatatttctcccaaattccaaagaaaaaatagtaattttagagcatttatttgcaaaatattaGAAATAGTCAAAACTAGAAAAAAGGGTCAGACCTTTTTTTTAGtacatttcaacattttattATGGGTGTTAAAGCatagtaaaataacagtaaaattataatcaaTGTAGTTTGGATTTTTTGAACAATTTATAGCAATTAATACcaaagtgaaaacaaaaataaacaaaattatatgatataagataatatatttttttaggaactGTAACAGTTAAAAGCAAGACACATATCAAAGCAGTGTCTCTTAAAAGTTAGTTAAAATCTCACAGATTTTTCCCTCATTTCTATAATTTATGAAGAGAGTAATGTAACAGTGTAAATAGTTAATAAATTACTGTGCTCATCATTAATCTTATCCCTGTATCTTTGAATTACTTAATGTAGTAGAGTAGTATTATATTGGTCATTAATGTGTATAAAACATTGTCAGTATAACTGTCAGCTATTTCTCTCTGTGTTGTTTTTCTAGGTGGATACTATCTTACCACTGCATATGGAGCCATGTCTCTGATCAAGAATTACAAAGAAGAACAGGCTGCCTGTTTTCTCCGTTCCACAACTCGCAACACACTGCACCAGTGGCACCAGCGACGCACCACCCAGAAAAACCTTCCCTCTGTAGAAGACTTCCAGGTATTATAgcattattatatctattattatAGTGCATAGATTCAGGAATAGAGGAAGTGGAGGAGTGgtgtataaaacaatatataaagaaaataacatGAACTGTAGATGCACTTAAATAATGTTCTTATTATTTGAGTCCAACACggaatttgaataaaataaaaaaattggccACTTGTTTCCCCATTTCATTAATAATATGGCCTAAATAATTTTTTGTCCTGCTTTAAAAACTAcagtttataatattttttattgaagaATTGTGCTTTTTTGTATGATTTGGGTTGTAGAAGCTTCAGTGCATACCTAACAGAAAATAATAGTAAGTAGATAAATAGGgaataaaaaaggaaattgaaaatagtagaaataataaaaagctaaattaaatgtaagatgtttgctgctgttttaaatcttatatactctctctctcctttgtatgaatgtgtgtgtgtttagaattaTCTACGAGTGGCTCTACAAGAAGCTGACAGTGGCTGCACAGCTAAAACTCTGCAAGTGCGCCCCTCTACCACAACTGAGGAGGTCTGCCGCCTCTGTGCTCACAAATTCCACTTgattgatccagaaaactatggTCTGTTTCTGCTCACGGACGACAGCAGCCAGCAACTGGCCCCGGACACGTACCCTCAGTGGATCAAAGCTGAATTCCACAGCCAGACACACACTCGTCCCTTCTATTTCGTCTATCGGAGACTTCCAAATGTTAATGACTCTGTTCTATAATAGCATCTCAACAGCAGCCGCCCTGTGCAGACTGTGCTAGTTGCTGTATTTTAAgggaataatatatataattcagtTGTATTAGAAAACAAGCCTCTATTCATTTCCTATAGACAAGATCTGTGTTGTGGTAAGACTAAAGGTGAGAGTAAACACAGCAAGATTATCTCAGATAGATTTTAATGAATTAGATACTGTATGTCCCAGACTAAACTAAAGCTGTTAAAATAGCCTTGATTTCGAGTTTGAATTCTGTTTTATTGAATTCAGGCACAATGCTGCTTTAATATAagcgaaaaaaagaaaaatatatatttttcaaaagaCTCTCTGTGacgtttttctttttcaaataaAATTCAACAAGATATTGAATAGGTTCCtcagaaatattttaaaacattattctgcAATAGTGTAAAAGGTGAGGTTACACCAAGGGATTAATTGATTGACAGCCTTGTGTATATCAAAccatctgcaggaactgcatcaCACCCTTTCTGTTGTAGTCATAACATGAACTTCACTTGTTGAAGGGTTTGAAAGGTTTATTTTATCACAGCAGTATCTTAGCAATGAGCATGCAGCACCTGAGCAACCGATGCCTATACCACAtcttagtaaccacttagcaacaccttactaACCTACACCTACTATTCCAATACCATAGTAAGTGCTtattaacaccttagcaacattttagcaaccacctagcaacaccttggcaaccaacaCCTTTATCACAGCATTATCGTAGCAAACATTTGGCAACACTGTAGCATCTGCCTGACTtgtacaccttagcaaccaacacatatACCACAGCACTCtgttggcaaccacctagcaacacagtGGCTAGCACTTTGCAACAGGCgacttgcttttgctgttttcgCAGctatgtgtgggtacgagagggaagcatgtagcgcatgcataaaagcaaaaagacgcatgtattctgatttgaccgttcacatgtgaaagtgacttaaatctgatttgaaaaaaaaaatctgattttgcatgttcacacagccatgaaaaaaaaaatcagatctgaccCACAtggagcaaaaaatctgatttaagtcacttcagcctggtaatgtgaacataacaTTAGTTGCAATGTTAAACTGCAAATACACAAGCTGCACTCTATACAATTTTTGCTTGACCTTCTGTAGAGTAGGACACTGACTGTCATCACTGACTCATCACTTCCGGCTCCGCCCACTCTTCCCActcctctgtgctgctgctgttgcgCATTCGGGCTGTCACCCGGGAGACAGTTCAGCTCATCACTAGTGACCAGCCCGTGTCAGATCACAGCTCGCGCGGGCTGCAGTCAGGCAGCGCGTGCGTGCACAGCAGAGCTTTAGCGTTGCTCGCTTTAATGCTCATGGGGATGCTGCAGGCTGCTCGTCACTGTCATGCATGAAATGCATCCTTTTTGTTTATGGTGTGTGGTGGTGAAATGATGGTTTATATCTGATTTAGATGTATAAATCACAGTGAAATCACAG
This DNA window, taken from Astyanax mexicanus isolate ESR-SI-001 chromosome 5, AstMex3_surface, whole genome shotgun sequence, encodes the following:
- the rin2b gene encoding ras and Rab interactor 2 yields the protein MTMNTGSLSCQMYRTGSFLKLVDAFASELDQLEQEMIDEALQKSNTEPEESLILEVEGEVNGVYLQFPLIERSSVSRNMSVLDRLTLTHPIWLLLSITEQEATQILLKQPAGVFLVWRSSELQRKVLSLRVDSSPGPPIIQYPVKESLYTFSLEDAGISFADLFHLVAFYCISRDVLPLTLKLPESISSAKTPTELKTLARLGAGFWDSGTHSCSLVQNKFFSSLHCEQLVTRTHSHNLSGCRDLPSQECSPPELSRACSGGEHKDCSGSREALSFFNPLFLQTHQRLAWKTTTTTTTTSTDSCKDILKPKSEEALSKSRPVPPPRPPPPHLPPAYPLPQKRMPMIATSAKSSLSTVPRLEITGCMVSKHKTSKKLHVPQNQQDIIDNHRCSFALDETNIARALSQYKQSSKAPSRCTSDISKSQDGKKQPRHGLSDSSSSSSDSLDALPYPHQSTRPLSPTQGLSTANSSDEEEEDDYGTGLQRRLQLRLQASQHSKKILAVGSEESHQRSLLIMPRALKGRFRKVRGILGVLATPERRAIRHIIEMSRDKSSYFGNLVQDYMSFVQENHSCHRSSLDLLQTIRQFMTQMKAYLTQSSEMNPPVQSLIPEEQIDAVLERAMHKCVLKPLHGSLDAALHEFQVSNGEWQRLQENLTLARAKKPRELGVNGAQPPDHHAIKKIRRKLHSMCKMYSPERKVMALLHICKLVYTIMLNHSGRTFGADEFLPMLTYVLVQCDMPQLDTEVQYMMELLDPSLLHGEGGYYLTTAYGAMSLIKNYKEEQAACFLRSTTRNTLHQWHQRRTTQKNLPSVEDFQNYLRVALQEADSGCTAKTLQVRPSTTTEEVCRLCAHKFHLIDPENYGLFLLTDDSSQQLAPDTYPQWIKAEFHSQTHTRPFYFVYRRLPNVNDSVL